Proteins from a single region of Halorubrum sp. 2020YC2:
- the ppsA gene encoding phosphoenolpyruvate synthase yields the protein MAVLLLEDVDADDVGTVGGKAASLGELIGAGLPVPPGFAVTAGTYRTFIEEAGIDEELFDAVDVDPEDSAALRAAEERAEELILGTPFPESVREEILAQYRAMGEDGEQAFVAVRSSATAEDLPDSSFAGQQETFLNVREDDLLRRVKECWASLFTQRAIYYRQQRGFPHSEVDIAVVVQRMVDADKSGVMFTSHPSTGEPQVTIEAAWGLGEAVVSGTVSPDNYVYDRGRGEVDEVTVADKKVEMVKDDETGETVQLDVDEDRRNERVLSDAEIGDLVELGERVEDHYGAPQDVEWAIYDGEIYMLQSRPITTIQEDAGDGAGASGDAGGDGAAPGTEPSDRASANGGDGGDDDADVLVDGLGASPGAVSGTVRIVHKLDHLDQVQEGDVMVTEMTMPDMVPAMKRAAGIVTDEGGMTSHAAIISRELGVPAVVGTGNGTRVLEDGQHVTLDGDKGTIRAGEDESAEPGEEFEPVEAARPETPVKPMTATEVKVNVSIPEAAERAAATGADGVGLLRIEHMVLSLGKTPEKYIADHGARAYQEELIEGVRRVADEFYPRPVRVRTIDAPTDEFRELEGGEGEPVEPNPMLGWRGTRRSLDKPEPFRQELTAFARLHEMGYDNLEVMFPLVNDAADVEGITRHMREAGIDPETHRWGVMIETPASALQIEELAAAGIDFASFGTNDLTQYTLAVDRNNGHVADRFDELHPAVLRLIGDTIESCRELGVDTSICGQAGSKPEMVEFLVEKGVSSISANIDAVRDVQHEVKRTEQRLLLDSVR from the coding sequence ATGGCAGTACTCTTGCTGGAGGATGTCGATGCCGACGACGTCGGGACCGTCGGCGGGAAGGCGGCGTCGCTCGGCGAACTCATCGGCGCGGGGCTCCCGGTGCCGCCGGGATTCGCCGTCACCGCGGGCACGTACCGCACCTTCATCGAGGAGGCGGGGATCGACGAGGAGCTGTTCGACGCGGTCGACGTCGACCCCGAGGACTCCGCCGCGCTCCGCGCGGCCGAGGAGCGCGCGGAGGAGCTCATCCTCGGGACGCCGTTCCCGGAGTCGGTGCGCGAGGAGATCCTCGCGCAGTACCGGGCGATGGGCGAGGACGGCGAGCAGGCGTTCGTCGCGGTCCGCTCGTCGGCCACGGCCGAGGACCTGCCCGACTCCTCGTTTGCCGGCCAGCAGGAGACGTTCCTCAACGTCCGCGAGGACGACCTGCTCCGGCGCGTCAAGGAGTGCTGGGCGTCGCTTTTCACCCAGCGCGCGATCTACTACCGCCAGCAGCGGGGGTTCCCGCACTCTGAGGTCGACATCGCGGTCGTCGTCCAGCGGATGGTCGACGCCGACAAGTCCGGCGTGATGTTCACCAGCCACCCCTCGACGGGCGAGCCGCAGGTCACCATCGAGGCCGCGTGGGGGCTCGGTGAGGCGGTCGTCTCCGGCACCGTCTCGCCAGACAACTACGTGTACGACCGCGGGCGGGGCGAGGTCGACGAGGTCACCGTCGCGGACAAGAAGGTGGAGATGGTGAAAGACGACGAGACCGGCGAGACGGTCCAGCTCGACGTCGACGAGGACCGCCGGAACGAGCGGGTGCTCTCGGACGCGGAGATAGGCGACCTCGTCGAGCTCGGCGAGCGCGTCGAGGACCACTACGGCGCCCCCCAAGACGTCGAGTGGGCGATCTACGACGGCGAGATATACATGCTCCAGTCGCGCCCGATCACCACGATCCAAGAGGACGCCGGCGACGGGGCGGGCGCGAGCGGCGACGCGGGCGGCGACGGCGCCGCGCCGGGAACCGAACCGAGCGACCGGGCGAGCGCGAACGGCGGAGACGGGGGGGACGACGACGCGGACGTCCTCGTCGACGGGCTCGGCGCCAGCCCGGGCGCCGTCTCCGGCACCGTCCGGATCGTCCACAAGCTCGACCACCTCGATCAGGTCCAGGAGGGCGACGTGATGGTGACGGAGATGACGATGCCCGACATGGTGCCCGCCATGAAACGCGCCGCCGGCATCGTCACCGACGAGGGGGGGATGACGAGCCACGCGGCGATCATCTCCCGCGAGCTCGGCGTCCCCGCGGTCGTCGGGACCGGCAACGGGACCCGCGTCCTCGAGGACGGCCAGCACGTCACCCTCGACGGCGACAAGGGGACGATCCGGGCGGGCGAAGACGAGTCGGCCGAGCCGGGCGAGGAGTTCGAGCCGGTGGAGGCCGCGCGCCCCGAGACCCCCGTCAAGCCGATGACGGCGACGGAGGTGAAGGTGAACGTCTCGATCCCGGAGGCCGCGGAGCGCGCCGCCGCGACCGGCGCCGACGGCGTCGGCCTGCTCCGGATCGAACACATGGTGCTGTCGCTCGGGAAGACCCCGGAGAAGTACATCGCTGACCACGGCGCGCGGGCGTACCAGGAGGAGCTCATCGAGGGGGTCCGGCGCGTCGCGGACGAGTTCTACCCGCGACCGGTCCGGGTGCGGACCATCGACGCGCCCACCGACGAGTTCCGCGAACTGGAGGGCGGCGAGGGCGAGCCGGTCGAGCCCAACCCGATGCTCGGCTGGCGGGGGACCCGGCGGAGCCTCGACAAGCCGGAGCCGTTCCGGCAGGAGCTCACCGCGTTCGCGCGGCTCCACGAGATGGGGTACGACAACCTGGAGGTGATGTTCCCCTTAGTCAACGACGCCGCCGACGTGGAGGGGATCACGCGCCACATGCGCGAGGCCGGGATCGACCCCGAGACGCACCGCTGGGGCGTGATGATCGAGACGCCCGCCAGCGCGCTCCAGATCGAGGAGCTGGCGGCCGCCGGCATCGACTTCGCCTCCTTCGGCACCAACGACCTCACGCAGTACACGCTCGCGGTCGACCGCAACAACGGGCACGTCGCGGACCGGTTCGACGAGCTCCACCCCGCAGTGTTGCGGCTCATCGGTGACACGATCGAGTCGTGCCGCGAACTCGGCGTCGACACCAGCATCTGCGGACAGGCCGGCTCGAAGCCCGAGATGGTCGAGTTCCTCGTCGAGAAGGGCGTCTCCTCCATCTCCGCGAACATCGACGCGGTCCGCGACGTCCAACACGAGGTCAAGCGGACCGAGCAGCGCCTCCTGCTCGACTCGGTTCGCTGA
- a CDS encoding S8 family serine peptidase, giving the protein MVSRKTLFATLFAAVMVASMFAPTAGAAAAMGGTGGDATDAGPADVDADVQPQTEPSQEANETDAEESVRIDPALRSASDETVVLLAVERELDLRAASADGELSVDRIRADSEATLEPVATELNALGADVRERFWAGNIVTAEVDLDAVDLERLASIDGVKSVSPNVRYERPEPPAAAGDDAAPASHDGEYTYGLEQIGVPEFEDEFGVQGEGATVMIGDDGVSNPEEGHPDLEFAKEAIVQNGTVDEGTLVGGNEGSHGEHTAGTATGAAHPAGDVPRYGVAPEADLLMADVFAGGGAFSEDIIASMQWAAENDADAASFSLGFPSSTGLSTFQPAYIETVEDVNAAGTVAVVSAGNSGSGDGGGPVTSPATNFRSASVGASTEAGTIATFSSGDVISDDDVEIVGPENGTLPETFPHEYVKPDVAAPGQEVLSSGPLGGDIGDPNATYSYSDGTSMAAPHYAGAVALLQSATDEDLAPGTIKAALAETAEKPDNDFPSADGRDIRYGTGIIDVHAAAQALNETQTIEGTVTDNATGEPVVGATVGTDAGSLTTTDENGEYTLETTEEAATVTADQFGNAEETTEVSGGAATEFALEPQLAVDLIEGQAPFAPTGGDVTLVLDVRNLDGLTVDLTDDSELNASDLTVSVAGSEVDLGNETTFDNLDDDAVPVTVDIAEDAPLDESFSLEHTFAGAGEELVVETGPTTTVDELQGPEFEVASVDVQEDVTPSESIVITATVENVGDQTGSTQTLTAIQDAATGGDDNFIYFPPSDVTDLPPGETQTLETNFGSIAGINAALGTDFGPGDELEAVQQVGENLDPSAAPAPNVTDEGTAPFTVVANGTFFQVSDLTAPASAEAGDQIDVSANVTNVGTDAGEQSVDFVFNDTVAASQNVSLDSSESEVVTFANVTVPNVDGTFEHGVFTDNDGQTATIDVDGVPSVQFAQEEYVFGPGETRTLLVETDAESVAGYEAQVEFDPETITVESASAGNLSGAFSKNIDNENGTASVGQAQANGGSPSVLFALEVTYEGEEGGSADIAFDAEDSEVLDPNTDEIEVDYRDAGVVSGVLGDVNTDGEVTVGDAILVQQYIAGQDLADDFNPALADVTGDGSVTTSDVLAILNEALADNDGADSPETVDTEVNATDTASVTVP; this is encoded by the coding sequence ATGGTATCACGAAAAACACTCTTTGCGACGCTTTTCGCGGCCGTCATGGTCGCGTCCATGTTCGCGCCGACCGCGGGTGCGGCGGCGGCCATGGGCGGGACCGGCGGCGACGCGACCGACGCCGGGCCGGCCGACGTCGACGCAGACGTACAGCCACAGACGGAACCGAGCCAGGAAGCGAACGAGACCGACGCCGAAGAGTCGGTCAGAATTGACCCGGCGCTCCGGTCCGCCAGCGACGAGACGGTGGTTCTCCTCGCCGTCGAGCGCGAACTCGACCTGCGGGCCGCGTCCGCGGACGGCGAGCTCTCGGTCGACCGGATCCGCGCCGACTCCGAGGCGACGCTGGAGCCGGTCGCCACCGAGCTGAACGCGCTCGGGGCGGACGTCCGCGAGCGCTTCTGGGCGGGCAACATCGTCACCGCCGAAGTCGACCTCGACGCGGTCGACCTCGAGCGGTTGGCGTCGATCGACGGGGTAAAATCCGTCTCGCCGAACGTGCGGTACGAGCGGCCCGAGCCGCCCGCCGCCGCCGGCGACGACGCGGCGCCCGCGAGCCACGACGGCGAGTACACGTACGGGCTCGAACAGATCGGCGTCCCCGAGTTCGAAGACGAGTTCGGCGTCCAAGGCGAGGGCGCCACCGTCATGATCGGCGACGACGGCGTCTCGAACCCCGAGGAGGGTCACCCTGACCTCGAGTTCGCAAAGGAGGCGATCGTCCAGAACGGCACCGTCGACGAGGGAACCCTCGTCGGCGGTAACGAGGGCTCGCACGGCGAGCACACGGCGGGCACCGCGACCGGCGCGGCGCACCCGGCGGGCGACGTGCCCCGCTACGGCGTCGCCCCCGAGGCGGACCTCTTGATGGCCGACGTGTTCGCGGGCGGCGGCGCGTTCTCCGAGGACATCATCGCCTCGATGCAGTGGGCCGCCGAGAACGACGCCGACGCGGCGAGCTTCAGCCTCGGCTTCCCGTCCTCGACCGGTCTGTCGACGTTCCAGCCCGCTTACATCGAGACGGTCGAAGACGTGAACGCGGCCGGAACCGTCGCGGTCGTCTCCGCCGGGAACTCCGGCAGCGGCGACGGCGGCGGGCCGGTCACCTCGCCGGCGACGAACTTCCGCTCGGCGTCGGTCGGCGCGTCCACCGAGGCCGGGACCATCGCGACCTTCTCCAGCGGCGACGTAATCTCCGACGACGACGTCGAAATCGTCGGCCCCGAGAACGGTACGCTCCCCGAGACGTTCCCGCACGAGTACGTCAAGCCCGACGTCGCGGCCCCCGGACAGGAGGTCCTGAGCTCCGGGCCGCTCGGCGGCGACATCGGCGACCCGAACGCGACGTACTCCTACTCCGACGGCACGTCGATGGCCGCCCCGCACTACGCGGGCGCCGTCGCGCTGCTCCAGTCGGCCACGGACGAGGACCTCGCGCCCGGGACGATCAAGGCGGCGCTCGCGGAGACCGCCGAGAAGCCCGACAACGACTTCCCGAGCGCCGACGGCCGCGACATCCGGTACGGCACCGGGATCATCGACGTCCACGCGGCCGCGCAGGCGCTCAACGAGACGCAGACGATCGAGGGCACGGTCACGGACAACGCGACCGGCGAGCCGGTGGTCGGCGCCACCGTCGGCACCGACGCCGGGTCGCTGACGACGACCGACGAGAACGGCGAGTACACCCTCGAAACCACCGAGGAGGCGGCCACGGTCACCGCCGATCAGTTCGGCAACGCCGAGGAGACGACCGAGGTGAGCGGCGGCGCGGCGACGGAGTTCGCGCTCGAACCGCAACTCGCCGTCGACCTGATCGAGGGCCAGGCTCCGTTCGCGCCGACCGGCGGCGACGTCACCCTCGTCCTCGACGTCCGCAACCTCGACGGGCTGACGGTCGACCTCACCGACGACTCGGAGCTCAACGCCTCCGACCTGACCGTGTCGGTCGCGGGCAGCGAGGTCGACCTCGGCAACGAGACGACCTTCGATAACCTCGACGACGACGCCGTCCCGGTCACGGTCGACATCGCCGAGGACGCGCCGCTCGACGAGAGCTTCTCGCTCGAACACACCTTCGCGGGAGCGGGCGAGGAGCTTGTCGTCGAGACCGGCCCGACCACGACCGTCGACGAGCTTCAGGGCCCCGAGTTCGAGGTCGCGAGCGTCGACGTTCAGGAGGACGTCACGCCGAGCGAGTCCATCGTCATCACCGCGACCGTCGAGAACGTCGGTGACCAGACCGGCTCGACGCAGACGCTGACGGCGATCCAGGACGCCGCGACGGGAGGTGACGACAACTTCATCTACTTCCCGCCGAGCGACGTCACCGACCTCCCGCCGGGCGAGACGCAGACCCTCGAGACGAACTTCGGATCGATCGCGGGGATCAACGCCGCGCTCGGCACGGACTTCGGTCCCGGCGACGAGCTGGAGGCGGTCCAGCAGGTCGGCGAGAACCTCGACCCGAGCGCCGCGCCCGCACCGAACGTCACCGACGAGGGAACCGCGCCGTTCACCGTCGTGGCGAACGGCACGTTCTTCCAGGTGAGCGACCTCACCGCACCGGCGTCGGCCGAGGCCGGCGACCAGATCGACGTGAGCGCGAACGTCACGAACGTCGGCACCGACGCCGGCGAGCAGAGCGTCGACTTCGTGTTCAACGACACCGTCGCGGCGAGCCAGAACGTCTCGCTCGACTCGTCCGAAAGCGAGGTCGTGACGTTCGCGAACGTCACCGTGCCGAACGTCGACGGGACCTTCGAGCACGGCGTCTTCACCGACAACGACGGGCAGACCGCGACGATCGACGTCGACGGGGTGCCCTCGGTCCAGTTCGCGCAGGAGGAGTACGTGTTCGGTCCCGGTGAGACCCGGACGCTGCTCGTCGAGACCGACGCCGAGTCGGTCGCGGGCTACGAGGCGCAAGTCGAGTTCGACCCCGAGACGATCACGGTCGAGAGCGCCTCCGCCGGCAACCTCTCCGGCGCGTTCAGCAAGAACATCGACAACGAGAACGGCACGGCCTCCGTCGGGCAGGCCCAGGCGAACGGCGGGTCGCCGTCCGTCCTCTTCGCTCTCGAAGTCACCTACGAGGGCGAGGAGGGCGGCTCCGCCGACATCGCGTTCGACGCCGAGGACTCCGAGGTGCTCGATCCGAACACCGATGAGATCGAGGTCGACTACCGCGACGCCGGGGTCGTCAGCGGCGTGCTCGGTGACGTCAACACCGACGGCGAGGTGACCGTCGGTGACGCCATCCTGGTCCAGCAGTACATCGCCGGGCAGGACCTGGCCGACGACTTCAACCCCGCGCTCGCCGACGTTACCGGCGACGGCTCGGTCACCACCAGCGACGTCCTCGCCATCCTCAACGAGGCCCTCGCTGACAACGACGGAGCTGACTCCCCCGAAACGGTCGACACGGAGGTGAACGCGACCGACACGGCCTCGGTCACGGTCCCGTAA